GCGAGCGCTTCCAACAGATCCCGGCCAGCGATACCCAGCAGGTGGGAGAAGGGGGAGCTGGGGCcgagggctggggagaggggaaatGGGCCATGCTCCCTGACCaactcctcctgcccctcctccttcaGCTAGCTCAGGAGGCCCGCAACATCTACCAGGAGTTCCTGTCCAGCCAGGCGCTGAGCCCAGTGAACATCGACCGTCAGGCCTGGCTTGGCGAGGAGGTGCTGGCCGAGCCCCGGCCGGACATGTTTCGGGCACAGCAGCTTCAGGTGGGCGATCCCGGGTGGATTGGCCTTGAAAGGGAGACAAAAGGCGCAGGGGCGGGGTCGGACCCTGGCGGGGAGCCTGAACTACAAAGCGGAAGGGGCAAATTTGGAGGCGGAGCAGAGCCAAATTCCGGGGCAGGCGGGGCGGAGCTCAGAGGGCGGTATCAGAGGCACCCGGGAAGGACAGTTAGAGGCGGAGCCTAGCTGAGGTCCGGGCAGGGCCTGGACCCTGGGGGTGGGTATAGGGACTGACGTCGGGGTGGGGCTCGGGCAGCCCAgcgcccccaccccagccccggCTCACCTGTCCCGGGTTCGACCCGCAGATCTTCAACTTGATGAAGTTCGACAGCTATGCGCGCTTCGTCAAGTCCCCGCTGTACCGCGAGTGCCTGCTAGCCGAGGCCGAGGGGCGCCCTCTGCGGGAACCTGGCTCCTCGCGCCTCGGCAGCCCTGACGCCACTAGGAAGGTGCGGACGAGGGACTGGGCGAGGCAGGGGGTCCTGCGGATCGCGTGCAAGAGGGGACGCCCCCGGGTGCAGATCTGCGGGTATGTGCCCACGGTCTGCATGCGGGCTGGGGCCCAGCCCGGTGCCAGCGCCTCCCCTGTACCCACAGAAGCCGAAGCTGAAGCCCGGGAAGTCGCTGCCGCTGGGTGTGGAAGAGTTGGGGCAGCCACCCGTTGAGGGTCCTGGGGGCCGCCCTCTCCGCAAGTCCTTCCGCAGGGGTGAGGGCAGGAGCGAGCAACAGAGATGGGGGGAAGGCGGGAGTTTGGGCAAGTTTGGGGAGTACCCGCTTCCTCCTACGTGGGCCACAGTCTGTAAGTCTGTGAAGATTGAGACGCAGGTCCCAGTGACCACCACACTCCCCTGGGTGGTTTGGGTCCTGGGCTAGACCACAGACGTTTGGAAATCTCCAACGGTGGTGTTGCTCCCAGGGATTTACACCTGGGCCCCTGCAGGATGACTCCAAACAAGGCCCACCAGTTGGGGAGAGGCTTCCGCAGAGGATGGGTGAGGGCGGGGGGCTGTTCGCGTCCATCGCTCCCTCTTCCCTAGAGCTGGGCGGGACTGCAAACGCCGCCTTGCGCCGAGAGTCTCAGGGCTCCCTCAACTCCTCCGCTAGCCTGGACCTTGGCTTCCTAGCGTTCGTCAGCAGCAAATCTGAGGTGAGTCGACTGTTGAGGAAGACAAGATGCTCTATGGGCTAGGGTCACTACTCAGGCCTGTTTACGTGGTAGCCCTCATTCCAAGTTGCTGTCCTTACTGCATCTCCCAGCTTGCTCTGCATGGCCAACCCTTCAGCCTCCTTACTTTTCTCCCATCCTCACTATATCAGTCCCCATATATGTCATGGGTGCACATCCTCTGTCGGCagatgtgtgcacatgtgcagcACCCAGGTGTGTATACACAGCAGGTGTGTGGGAATCAGCAGGTGGACCCGTCTCTAGGTGCCCATAAGCCTGGGTGTGCATACATGTGTTCCTGCAGGAGGATATATCTTTGCGTGCCTTGGGAGTGCGTGTCATGCTTGAGCCCCAGCAAGCTTACCTGCCTCTGTGTGCCTGTCTGCATGCCCTTGCATGTGTACACGTAATCTCCCCCGCTCCTGCCCTGAATCAGAGCCACCGGAAAAGCCTTGGGAGCACCGAGGGTGAAAGTGAAAGCCGGCCAGGGAAGTACTGCTGTGTGTACCTGCCTGACGGCACAGCCTCCTTGGCCCTGGCCAGACCTGGCCTCACCATCCGAGATATGCTGGCAGGGATCTGTGAGAAACGAGGCCTCTCTCTACCTGACATCAAGGTCTACCTGGTGGGCAATGAACAGGTGGGAACTTGACCTAGCTCCAACTCTAACCTCCTTCCTGATCCTGACCCCAACTCCATTTCTGTCTCAGATCAGTCATGGCTCCAACCTCAACTCAATTTCTAATCCCCTGGACTAACCCTAATTTCAACCCCATTTCCTATCATCACCCCCTTCCTAACTTCAGCCTCTACCCACAATCCCACTCCTGTACCCACACCCAACTCCAAAGCAACCTCCACACCAACTTTCACTCACTCAGACATCCACCCGCCCCCACCTCACGCCCTTCcaggtttccagcttcatctatcaTCCTACCATGGTGATCTTAGGGAGGTAAAACTAGGGAGAACCACTGTTGGAGCTGGGGTTTGTCCCTTATCATTCCCAGAGTCCAGACTCCCATCCCCAGAGACCCATCCTGGCAATGGCCATCCATGGGGTGCCCTCACCTCCTTAGCCTCTAGGGGCACCCGACTGCACCTAACCCATGAACTTTTTCCTTTAGGTGCAAACTAGCTTAAACTTTAAAGAAGACGTAGGGGAAAACTGGCTTTAAAGGAAACCATTCAGTCAAGGGAATCTCAAGGAAGAATGTTGCCTTCCAGGGGGCCGTCAGGATTTCATTTACCTAGTAGACAAGTCCTAAGGTCCTGCCAGGTGTGTGGGGGAGAGGAACCCAGATCTGGGGCTGTCCTCCTGGCCCACAGGCTGGAAGTAAGCCAAGCAGGGAGTGATCAGGGAGGAAGAGTGAAAACGCCAGAGAAGGTCTCTTGGGAGAAGGTAGGCGTTTCTGGCTGATGTCCGGAAGGCTTCATGGAAGAAGCAGCAGTCGATGTGGATGGGGAGGAGTTTGCCTGGCACAGCTGTGGGGGAggatattccaggcagagggaacagcttaGGCAAAGGCCTTCAGGCAGGTACTTGCAGGGCACATTCGGGGGCCTGGAGTGCAAGGGCGTGAGGGCAGGAGTGGGAGGTGTGCTGCCCACTCTTCTCAGGCCGCCAGGGCGGCTGCCAGAAGCCCAGATGGGCTTTCATACGTGCTAAATATAACTTCCTCACCCACACTCCACCTGCTCCTGCAGCACAGCACAGGCCTACTGCCTGGGAGATGCTGCCCCCAACCCCACATCAGTCTGGAGCAGGCAGTGGGGCCTCTGAGGGTGTCATCACGAGAGTTACTGTTTatgtacctactgtgtgccaggcattgtgccagATGCTTCACATCCTCTGGTTTCACAGCAGTTTTGGGGGTGGGCCCTTTTTGAATGAGGAAACAAGAAGTGTCCTTAGTAGCGGGGAATGGAAAGAAGTGGACAAATGTCAAAAATGGGACCAGGCCAGGGTGGTTGACCAAAGGTGGGTGGTGAGGGAGGAAATGCTTCCAGTCGGTCTGGTTGGATTTCACACACCTGAGGGACAGGGGGCAGCGGTCCTGGAGGCAGAGCCTGTCCTGGCACAGAAAGAGTAGGCCAGGGATCTGGGACCGAGGCCTGCCACTTATGATTTCATGCCAGCAGATACGTTTCTCATAATTTCTGTCTTTTCCCAAGAATGTCCAGCATTcttgccacttttctcccaggcCTTGGCTTTCCTGGGCTTGGACTCCAGCTTGGTACCTTAACCCGTTTGCTCCCCTACAGCTCTTccaccctccatccctccctctagGAAGCCCCAGTGGTGGCCATGGGAGGGCGTGAAGTTGTTCTTAGACCCACAGGGatggctgggggttgggggagggactCTTAGACCCTGCCTGGCATCCACAGAAGGCCCTGGTCCTGGATCAGGACTGCACCGTGCTGGCAGATCAGGAAGTGCGGCTGGAAAACAGGATCACCTTCGAGTGAGTGTTCTGCCCCCAAGTCTGGGTCCCAGGTCCTGACGCTCCCTTCAGGCTCTGTTCTGGCTACCTGGCTCTCCAGGCCCCGCCCCTCATGTTAGCCGCGCCCCCGAGACAAACCCCGTCCCCTACAAGCCAGTCCCACCTTCTGCAGTTCAGGCTCCACCCCTTCGCGTTTGTACTGGGAAGGGTTTGGCTGGGGGCCGGCCCTCCGGCCGTCTGCTGCCCGAGGGTTCCGCGCAGGCTGGAGCTGACGGCACTGGATCGCGTGGTACGAATCTCAGCCAAGCCCACCAAGCGGCTGCAGGAGGCGCTGCAACCTATTCTGGAGAAGCACGGCTTGAGCCCGCTACAGGTGGTGCTGCACCGGGTGAGCTGCGGGCCGCGGGGCGAGGAGAGGCGGGGCcgggaggggcggggccggggccggggccaggCGGAGGCCTATACCGCGGGCTGCTGACATCTCCCCGCAGCCAGGCGAGAAGGAGCCTCTGGATCTGGGAAAGCTAGTGAGCTCAGTGGCGGCCCAGAGACTGGTTTTGGACACTTTTCCAGGTAGGGGACATTGGCCTTGGGGCTTGATCTGGAACGACTGTGGCCCAGGAGGAAGGGGGCCCGGGTGGGAGGCAAACACTAACTGTGGCACTGTCTGCCGCAGGTGTGAAGATCTCCAAAGCCCGTGACAAATCTCCCTGCCGCAGCCAGGTGAGCGAAAGGCGGGTGGCCTCTTCCACCCTCTACTTCTCCCCTCCCGATTTTGACTCTGACCCCACATTCTCGCAGGGCTGTCCACCTAGAACACAGGACAAGGCCACCCATCCCCCTCCAGCGTCTCCCAGTTCTCTGGTGAAGGCGCCCAGTAGTGCCACTGGAAAGCGGCAGACCTGTGACATCGAAGGTACATGGTGGATGAGCTGAGGATTAGAGGGACTAGGGCAGTGGGGTTGGGGACCATTCAGGGTGGCATCAGAGAGCCTTGGGCTAAGGCAGAGGGCTGGGTGCCATTGGGCATGGAACAGGAAGGGTGAGGGTTGGGGGGTCAAAGGGGCTGGAACAGGGGGCCACAGGCCATTGGTGCTGGGGCCAGGGAGGCTGTGGCCACAGTAAGGCAGCGAGACTGTTGTGGGCTAGCATATAGGCAAGTCTGCTGGGGGGACCCTCATGCTGTGGCTTGCCTCCAGGCCTGGTGGAGCTGCTGAACAGGGTGCAGAGCAGCGGGGCCCACGACCAGAGGGGTCTTCTGAGGAAAGAGGACCTGATACTTCCAGAATTTCTGCAGCTGCCTACCCAAGGGCCCAGCTCCCGGGAGACCCCACCACAGACTGAATCAGCAGCCCAACCCATCGGGGGATCCTTGAACTCCACCACCGACTCAGCCCTCTGACAGCTACCCAACAGTCCAGGACAGCTGCATGGCACCCGGCGGGCCGAGCATGCCACGGGTCCGCTCTGCATGCCCTGTCTGTGCCATGAGTGTCCCTGGCCCCTTCCTGCCATGGGCAGGCCCGCAGGAAGAGCCGGTAGGGGTGGAAAGGGGACTCAGATGAGACACACCCCACAGCCACCACCGCCTTGTCCCACAACAAGCTCACCCCCAGCCCCTTGCAGCCAGGCCACAGTGGGGGAGGTGAGTCTAGCCCCTTGGAACAGGCTTGCCCAACACGGAGGGATGGCGTTGGCAGTGCCAGCCTCCCCAGCCTGTGCCAAGTTTCaacaggggcaggaggaggggccGGCCCCTCCTCAGGGAGCTGGTATGAGTAAGGCCTGAGGGTGCAGGCAGGCAGCCCTGTACCCCACCCACATAGACTATGCTGTACATACAGATTTTGCAGTAGGCTTGGGGCAGCTGGGTTTGTCCTTGATGTATGATActgttattataataattattattattctgccATGAGTTGTCTTCCTTGTGTGCCAGACTGTCCTGTGGCTTCCCCCACCATCAAAACACACTGCTTCTGTCACCAAGGTCAGTGCCAGGAAACTCTTGGGGACCTCAGGATGTGCCTCCTGACTTCCTGTTTTCAGAACCTCTCTTCCTGACTGCACAGTATATGGGGTGGTGTGTGAATatcttacagttttgtttttctaaaaaaaagaatacgggaactgggtgaggtggctcacacctgtaattccagcactttgggagaccaaggcgggagggggtggatcgcttgagctcaggagttcgacaccagcctgggcaacatgtcaaaactctgtctctaccaaaaatacaaaaaattacctgagtgtggtggtgcatgcctgtggtcccagctacccgggagacaGGTgggagaggatcgcttgagcccgggaggcagaagttgcagtgagctgagattgtgccaccgcactccagcctgggtgacagagtgagactctgtcatgGTGTGGAGGTGAGAGAAAGGGCGGGGAGAGGTGTGGGGGTGAAGAACCCTGTGGGGAGCTGTGCCTCTCTATCATGGTGCTGTGGTACTGAGGTCTCTGTGGATCTGAGTACATCATTCTGGTCACCGTTCTCTGCTTCTATTGGGGACCAAGTGTCTCTGCACaaaggattggggaatcccttggTGCACCAAAGGTCTACAAGGGGGACACTGATTGTTGTAGCAGGGGCGGGTTCTCACTCTTACCTGCTTTAGCTGGGTGGTCTGGCTGGAAGCCCAAACCCCTCACAGTGGGAGGCAAGAAGGACCTCCCAGAAGGAGGGCCCCAGACTGCGGGAAGAGAAGCCAGATTGGGTTCTAGCCTAGAGAGGTAAGTGCTGCAACAGAGGAAGCCAGGGGGTGTAGGGACCAGGAGAAGGCCCCTAAGAGGGTGGTGGGGTCTCCTGACTGCCTCAAACAGGGCACATTGGCTTCCCTATTGGAATCTTTGCACTCGCTGTCTCCTCTGCCAGGAACTCCCCTTACCTGCCCCACACTTAGTCAACTGGCTCCTCTTTCTCCTTGAAATCTGTGGGATTTTCCAGCCCTGTCCCCCTATGGGAGCTTCAGCCCTCTGCCCCCTCAACCCATTTTGTTTGGCTGGCTTAACCAGATCCCTGGCAAGCCTGGCTAATCAGAATACTCCATTCTACTGGCCAATCAGGGTACTCCATCCCATTGGCCAATCAGAGTACTCCATTCCACTAGCCAATCATAGTAGTACatttccctggccagaatttGGTTCAAACATAGTCCTCTGACCTCAGGCGTTCCAATCAGAGTCCCAGTCCTGCTCATTTTCTACCATCTCCTGGGGTTTGTAGAAAGGACCCTTAGGAAGCGAACCTGCACGTGAATGCAGCCAACACTGGAAAGCAAGACTAAAAGATGGAAGAAGATTCCTGATGAAATCCAGCCATATCTGAAATAAAACACTCCGTGCTTTTCTCCTTGTGCAAGCCAATAAATCCTTTTCGTGTGTGTGCTTGTTACTGTGAGAGCTTTTTAAGACCTGCAACCACAAAAGTCCTGCCTCATTGAAGAGCTCTGCTTAAACACCTCAGAAGATCCTGCTCTAGTCACCCAGTATAACCAGGGAAGCGCTCCCTGACTGTTCTCTATCATTCTAGTCAGTTTTCTAAATTCACAGTAGTTATCCCACTGTGCAATTACCTTGTTTACTGATTGATACTCATGCTATGATGGTAGAAACcctatctatttttttctttttcttttttttttttttgagatggagtctcactctgttgcctagactggagtgcagtggcttgatctcggctcactgcaacctccacctcctgggttcaagcgcttctcctgcctcagcctcctgagtagctgggatcacaggcacgcgccaccatgcccagctaatttttgtatttatttattattttttgttgttgagacggagtcttgctctgtcgccccggctggagtgctgtggctggatctcagctcactgcaagctccgcctcccgggtttatgccattctcctgcctcagcctcccaagtagctgggactacaggcgcccaccacctcgcccggctagttttttgtatttttttagtagagacggggtttcaccgtgttagccaggatggtctcgatctcctgaccttgtgatccacccgtctcagcctcccaaagtgctgggattacaggcttgagccaccgcgcccggccaaatttttgtatttttaacagagatggggtttcatcgtgttggccaggctggtctcgaactcctgacctcaagtgatccacctacctctcccccaaagtgctgagattataagcgtgagccattgcacctggctgaCCTTGTCCATCTTAATCACCACTCTATCCCCTTGGTCTAGTGGGCTGATAAATGACCCTGCAGTCTCACAGAGTCTTAGCAAAGCATGCGGTGGCAGCAGGGCATTGGTGGTCCTGGCAGGGGACTGCATAGCACCATCACAGTGTGGGGCCAGGGGTAGGGGTAGGGAGACCAAGCCAGGTCCCTTTTCCGACCAGCCACAGAACTTTCTCCCTTGTGGTAGGAGACA
This DNA window, taken from Macaca fascicularis isolate 582-1 chromosome 6, T2T-MFA8v1.1, encodes the following:
- the RGS14 gene encoding regulator of G-protein signaling 14 isoform X13, encoding MKFDSYARFVKSPLYRECLLAEAEGRPLREPGSSRLGSPDATRKKPKLKPGKSLPLGVEELGQPPVEGPGGRPLRKSFRRELGGTANAALRRESQGSLNSSASLDLGFLAFVSSKSEKALVLDQDCTVLADQEVRLENRITFELELTALDRVVRISAKPTKRLQEALQPILEKHGLSPLQVVLHRPGEKEPLDLGKLVSSVAAQRLVLDTFPGVKISKARDKSPCRSQGCPPRTQDKATHPPPASPSSLVKAPSSATGKRQTCDIEGLVELLNRVQSSGAHDQRGLLRKEDLILPEFLQLPTQGPSSRETPPQTESAAQPIGGSLNSTTDSAL